Proteins encoded in a region of the Mesoflavibacter profundi genome:
- a CDS encoding TerC family protein, with translation MIEFLTSSDAIFALLTLTFLEIILGIDNIVFISIAANKLPEDKRGKVTNIGLLLAMVQRIILLFFVSFLVGLSKPFYTLDLNWMHLELSWQAIILFVGGLFLIYKSTSEIREKVSYPKHDEDEVKGKAIKSLQQAIIQILIIDFIFSIDSILTAVGMTNGLSNNHNYNLILMIIAVVISIIIMISFANKIRRFIDKNPSIQILGLSFLILIGFMLITEAGHLSHTTFFDKKVGAIPKGYLYFAIAFSLFVEFLNQKISKKSTKTS, from the coding sequence ATGATAGAGTTTTTAACGTCTAGTGATGCCATTTTTGCATTACTTACCCTTACTTTTTTAGAAATAATTTTAGGAATAGATAATATTGTATTTATATCTATTGCTGCAAATAAATTACCTGAAGACAAACGTGGTAAAGTCACAAATATTGGACTTTTGCTAGCAATGGTACAACGTATTATATTGTTGTTTTTTGTGTCCTTTTTAGTCGGTTTATCTAAACCTTTTTATACTTTAGACTTAAATTGGATGCACTTAGAATTAAGCTGGCAAGCTATAATTTTATTTGTTGGAGGATTATTTTTAATCTATAAAAGTACTTCTGAAATAAGAGAAAAAGTTTCATATCCAAAACATGATGAAGATGAAGTTAAAGGGAAAGCAATTAAATCTTTACAACAAGCTATAATACAAATCTTAATTATAGATTTTATTTTCTCTATAGATTCTATTTTAACAGCTGTTGGTATGACAAACGGTTTATCAAATAATCATAATTACAACCTAATTTTAATGATTATTGCTGTGGTAATTTCAATAATAATAATGATTAGTTTTGCTAATAAAATTAGACGTTTTATAGACAAAAACCCAAGTATACAAATACTTGGGCTGTCTTTTTTAATCCTTATTGGGTTTATGCTAATTACAGAAGCTGGTCATTTATCTCACACCACTTTCTTTGATAAAAAGGTCGGTGCAATACCTAAAGGTTACCTTTACTTTGCAATTGCGTTTTCTTTATTTGTAGAATTTTTAAATCAAAAGATTAGTAAAAAATCTACTAAAACAAGCTAG
- a CDS encoding M14 family zinc carboxypeptidase, whose amino-acid sequence MTITTLKTLFNTYKESALFGRYITLKNLDPILDKLQSKLKIDIIGHSVLKAPIHVIKLGNGPKRVLMWSQMHGNESTTTKAVFDFLNAAEDDLIAPILKHCTIAIVPMLNPDGAKQYTRLNANNVDLNRDAQALSQPESAVLNGFFKTFSPDYCFNLHGQRTIFSAGSINNVATLSFLSPSVDKDRTLTRVRKQAMEIIAAINTNLQTVLPNQIGRYDDGFNDNCVGDAFQLKNVPTVLFEAGHYAEDYDREVVREFTFYALVTALDYVSKTNVSGDNYQSYFNIPENDKLFYDVIVKNALVNGNIYNIAIQFQERLVDDSLLFIPKVERFLTNERFFGHKVINASNLEVKTVKDEEIYIGYENDFVLINNEKKSLKS is encoded by the coding sequence ATGACAATTACAACACTTAAAACACTATTTAATACCTATAAAGAATCTGCTTTATTTGGTCGTTATATTACCTTAAAAAACTTAGATCCTATTCTAGATAAATTACAGTCTAAACTTAAAATTGATATTATTGGTCATTCTGTTTTAAAAGCGCCAATACATGTTATCAAACTTGGTAATGGACCAAAACGTGTTTTAATGTGGTCGCAAATGCATGGAAATGAATCTACAACTACAAAAGCTGTTTTTGATTTTTTAAATGCTGCAGAAGACGATTTAATAGCTCCTATATTAAAACATTGTACAATCGCAATTGTACCTATGTTAAATCCTGATGGCGCTAAACAATACACTAGGCTAAATGCTAATAATGTAGATTTAAATAGAGATGCTCAGGCGTTATCGCAACCGGAAAGCGCTGTGTTAAACGGCTTTTTTAAGACATTTTCACCTGATTATTGCTTTAATTTACATGGACAACGTACTATTTTTAGTGCTGGATCTATTAATAATGTAGCAACACTTTCGTTTTTATCTCCTTCTGTAGATAAAGACAGGACTTTAACCCGTGTACGTAAGCAAGCTATGGAAATTATCGCAGCTATAAATACTAATTTGCAAACTGTATTGCCAAATCAAATAGGACGTTATGATGACGGATTTAATGATAATTGTGTTGGCGATGCTTTTCAATTAAAAAATGTTCCTACAGTGCTTTTTGAAGCTGGACATTATGCTGAAGATTATGATAGAGAAGTGGTAAGGGAATTTACGTTTTATGCATTAGTTACTGCTTTAGATTATGTCTCTAAAACCAATGTTTCTGGTGATAATTACCAATCTTATTTTAATATACCAGAAAACGACAAATTATTTTACGATGTTATAGTTAAAAATGCTTTAGTAAATGGTAATATTTATAACATAGCTATACAATTTCAAGAAAGGTTGGTTGACGATAGTCTATTATTTATCCCAAAAGTTGAACGTTTTTTAACAAATGAAAGATTTTTCGGTCATAAAGTCATTAACGCTAGTAATTTAGAGGTTAAAACCGTTAAAGATGAAGAAATTTATATTGGATACGAAAACGATTTCGTTTTAATAAATAATGAGAAAAAATCATTAAAATCTTAA
- the aroB gene encoding 3-dehydroquinate synthase: MTSIPTQDYSIHFNTTGYSKLNELIKNNDYSSIFILVDSNTNANCLTPVLQHIETDIRIEILEIESGEQHKNLDTCASLWSALSELGTDRKSLMINLGGGVVTDLGGFVACCYQRGIDFINIPTTLLSMVDASIGGKNGVDLGLLKNQIGVIKTPKMVIVDTSFLNTLSSREMRSGLAEMIKHGLIANPKHYSDLKNLSKLTLEDLDALIYDSILVKKHIVEQDPTEQNLRKTLNFGHTLGHAIESFYLNKKDQALLHGEAIAIGMILESYLSSKLLNFDTDKLNKIKSQLINTFGHPKINPENYDSIIDLMKHDKKNQNGIIKFVLLKDIGNCAINQEASKELIINSFEFYNN, translated from the coding sequence ATGACATCTATACCTACACAAGATTACAGCATACATTTTAATACTACTGGATATTCTAAACTAAATGAGTTAATTAAAAACAATGATTATTCTTCAATATTCATTTTAGTAGACAGCAACACAAACGCAAACTGCTTAACTCCTGTTTTACAACATATTGAAACTGATATTAGAATTGAAATTTTAGAAATTGAATCTGGAGAACAACACAAAAACTTGGATACTTGCGCTAGTTTATGGAGTGCTTTAAGCGAACTTGGTACAGACCGAAAAAGCCTAATGATTAATTTAGGTGGCGGTGTAGTGACTGATTTAGGTGGATTCGTAGCTTGTTGTTACCAACGTGGTATTGATTTCATAAATATTCCAACCACTTTATTATCTATGGTAGATGCGTCTATTGGTGGTAAAAACGGTGTTGATTTAGGATTGTTAAAAAACCAAATAGGTGTTATAAAAACACCTAAAATGGTAATTGTAGACACAAGCTTTTTAAACACATTGTCTAGTCGAGAAATGCGATCTGGTTTAGCCGAAATGATTAAACACGGATTAATTGCTAACCCAAAGCATTATAGCGACTTAAAAAACTTATCTAAACTAACACTTGAAGATTTAGATGCATTAATTTATGATTCTATTTTAGTAAAAAAACATATTGTAGAACAAGATCCAACTGAACAAAATTTAAGAAAAACTTTAAATTTTGGACACACTTTAGGTCACGCTATAGAATCCTTTTACCTTAATAAAAAAGATCAGGCTTTGTTGCATGGTGAAGCTATTGCAATAGGTATGATTTTAGAAAGTTACTTATCTTCTAAATTGTTAAATTTTGATACGGACAAGCTAAATAAAATTAAATCGCAGCTAATCAACACATTTGGTCACCCAAAAATTAATCCCGAAAATTATGATAGTATAATTGATTTAATGAAGCATGATAAGAAAAACCAAAACGGAATTATCAAATTTGTTTTACTTAAAGATATTGGTAATTGTGCTATTAACCAAGAAGCTTCTAAAGAACTGATAATCAATTCTTTTGAATTTTATAATAATTAA
- a CDS encoding DUF4258 domain-containing protein: protein MKFIHRLGYYLGGFAIGLILLAFFLSGSKTSCQYDYSPEARVLKNINTKVLKYSASSESSLKNKLVDTTTIKNILKEGDVIFSKSEPRKSPCGIYHIESKKDDKTIILSVENCEKHAILQSITIED, encoded by the coding sequence ATGAAATTTATCCATAGATTAGGATATTACTTAGGAGGATTTGCAATTGGATTAATTTTACTTGCCTTTTTCTTAAGCGGAAGCAAAACATCTTGCCAATATGATTACAGTCCAGAAGCTAGAGTATTAAAAAACATTAACACTAAAGTTTTAAAATACTCCGCCAGTAGCGAATCGTCATTAAAAAACAAACTTGTAGACACGACTACAATTAAAAATATATTAAAAGAAGGTGATGTGATTTTTTCTAAAAGCGAACCTAGAAAATCACCTTGCGGTATATATCATATAGAAAGCAAAAAGGACGATAAAACTATCATCCTTTCTGTAGAAAATTGTGAAAAACACGCTATTTTACAATCTATCACTATTGAAGATTAG
- a CDS encoding alanine dehydrogenase: MSKSLTPFSKAQLIPQEETLEVFKHKSDLFIGIPKETAFQEKRVCLTPDAVSAIVNNGHRVLIESGAGLGANFSDKDYSEAGAEVTKDTAKVYSCPMILKVEPPTLEELQLINPQTTLISALQIKTQTKKYFEHLASKRITALAFEFIRDEDGAYPAVRALSEIAGTASVLIASELLSSSSHGNGLMFGNISGVPPVEVVILGAGTVGEFAARSALGLGANVKVFDNSITKLRCLQANLGRTIYTSTIQPKYLSKALKRCDVVIGAVRGKDRSPIIVNETMVEQMKKGAVIIDVSIDMGGCFETSEVTTHNKPTFRKHDIIHYCVPNIPARYSRTASASISNIFTPYLLKIAEDGGLENAIRFDKGLKNGLYFYHGILTNRAVGEWFDLKHSDINLLMF, encoded by the coding sequence ATGTCTAAATCTTTAACGCCTTTTTCTAAAGCGCAATTAATTCCTCAAGAAGAAACTCTTGAAGTTTTTAAACACAAAAGCGACCTTTTTATTGGTATTCCTAAAGAAACAGCTTTTCAAGAGAAGCGTGTATGCCTTACACCAGATGCTGTATCTGCTATAGTTAATAATGGTCATAGAGTTTTAATAGAATCTGGCGCAGGATTAGGTGCAAATTTTTCAGACAAAGACTACAGTGAAGCTGGTGCAGAAGTAACAAAAGACACAGCAAAAGTCTACAGTTGCCCAATGATTTTAAAAGTTGAACCACCAACTTTGGAAGAACTTCAACTAATAAATCCGCAAACCACTTTAATATCTGCTTTACAGATAAAAACTCAAACTAAAAAGTATTTTGAACATTTAGCATCAAAACGCATCACAGCTTTAGCTTTTGAATTTATTAGAGATGAAGATGGCGCTTATCCAGCTGTTAGAGCTTTAAGTGAAATTGCAGGAACAGCTTCAGTTTTAATTGCTTCAGAACTTTTAAGTAGCTCAAGTCACGGTAACGGATTAATGTTTGGTAATATTAGCGGTGTTCCACCAGTTGAAGTTGTAATTTTAGGCGCAGGAACAGTTGGCGAATTTGCTGCAAGAAGCGCTTTAGGTCTTGGAGCTAACGTAAAAGTTTTTGACAATTCCATAACAAAATTACGATGCTTGCAAGCTAATTTAGGACGTACTATATATACATCTACAATTCAACCTAAATATTTAAGTAAAGCTTTAAAACGATGCGATGTTGTAATTGGCGCAGTAAGAGGCAAAGATAGATCACCAATTATAGTTAATGAAACTATGGTGGAACAAATGAAAAAAGGCGCAGTAATTATAGATGTTAGCATAGATATGGGCGGATGTTTTGAAACTAGTGAAGTTACCACACATAACAAACCAACATTTAGAAAACACGACATCATACATTATTGCGTACCAAATATTCCTGCCAGGTATTCTAGGACAGCATCAGCATCAATTAGTAATATTTTCACACCTTATTTATTAAAAATAGCTGAAGATGGCGGATTAGAAAACGCTATTAGATTTGATAAAGGTTTGAAAAACGGATTATATTTTTACCATGGTATTTTAACTAACCGAGCTGTTGGTGAATGGTTTGACTTAAAACATAGCGATATTAATCTTTTAATGTTCTAA
- the tsaE gene encoding tRNA (adenosine(37)-N6)-threonylcarbamoyltransferase complex ATPase subunit type 1 TsaE encodes MNITYTLDQIDQAAKFVLDHSTSKIILFEGEMGSGKTTLIKSLIKELGSDDIVSSPTFSLVNEYTTDNNPIFHFDLYRVEDEEELYNFGIETYIYSNNYVLVEWPEILKNLIQDNFTIVKISLTDANKRTLSLHNN; translated from the coding sequence GTGAATATAACTTACACATTAGATCAAATAGACCAAGCAGCGAAGTTTGTTTTAGATCATTCTACTTCTAAAATAATATTGTTTGAAGGCGAAATGGGCTCAGGCAAAACAACATTAATCAAATCACTAATTAAAGAATTAGGAAGTGATGATATTGTTAGCTCTCCTACTTTTTCATTAGTTAATGAATATACAACCGACAATAATCCTATTTTTCATTTTGATTTATATAGAGTTGAAGACGAAGAAGAATTATACAATTTTGGAATAGAAACCTACATCTATTCTAACAATTATGTGTTAGTAGAATGGCCAGAAATTTTAAAAAATTTAATTCAAGACAACTTTACAATCGTAAAAATAAGTTTAACAGACGCTAATAAAAGAACTTTATCATTACATAACAACTAA
- a CDS encoding HD domain-containing protein yields the protein MKKINKLKILNDPIYGFITIPNSTIFDLIEHKYFQRLRRISQMGLSYLVYPGAHHTRFHHAIGCMHLMQKAVQVLRFKGVKISNKEEDALYIAILLHDIGHGPFSHAMEHSIVKGVSHEEISLLFMQKLNEEFNGDLTLAIQIFKGEYHRKFMLQLISSQIDMDRADYLKRDSFYTGVSEGNINSERIITMLHVKDDELVIENKGIYSVEKFLVARRLMYWQVYLHKTSLAAEQLIIRVLKRAKELSRKGVELEASKPLKFFLENEISITEFDDDCLETFSRLDNFDVISAMKSWQYHDDFVLSNLCEMIINRQLLKVKIKKKPFSEDNLVTYINALQEKYDITEEEAQYFVFTGQISNQAYTRSKQNIKILYKSGKTEDVVKASDQLNLKALSKKVTKYYICYPKQKL from the coding sequence TTGAAAAAAATAAACAAACTTAAAATATTAAACGATCCAATTTACGGATTTATTACCATACCAAACTCTACAATTTTTGATTTAATAGAGCACAAATATTTTCAAAGGTTAAGACGTATCTCTCAAATGGGATTATCATATTTGGTTTATCCTGGTGCGCATCATACTAGATTTCATCATGCAATTGGATGTATGCATTTAATGCAAAAAGCTGTGCAAGTACTTCGTTTTAAAGGTGTTAAAATTTCTAATAAAGAAGAAGATGCACTTTACATAGCTATTTTGTTACACGATATTGGTCACGGACCGTTTTCTCATGCAATGGAACATAGTATAGTAAAAGGTGTTTCTCATGAAGAAATTTCACTTCTATTTATGCAAAAACTTAATGAAGAATTTAACGGCGATTTAACACTTGCAATCCAAATTTTTAAAGGTGAATACCATCGTAAGTTTATGCTTCAGCTTATATCTAGTCAAATTGATATGGATCGTGCAGACTATTTAAAAAGAGATAGTTTTTACACAGGAGTTTCTGAAGGTAATATTAATAGCGAACGTATCATTACAATGTTACATGTTAAAGACGATGAGCTTGTGATTGAAAATAAAGGTATTTACAGTGTCGAGAAATTTTTAGTCGCCAGGCGTTTAATGTATTGGCAAGTATACTTACATAAAACTAGTTTAGCAGCAGAGCAACTTATAATTAGAGTATTAAAAAGAGCTAAAGAATTATCCAGAAAAGGTGTAGAACTAGAAGCTAGTAAACCTTTAAAATTCTTTTTAGAAAATGAAATTTCTATAACAGAATTTGATGATGATTGCTTAGAAACTTTCTCTAGATTAGATAATTTTGATGTTATTTCCGCAATGAAAAGCTGGCAATATCATGACGATTTTGTTTTAAGTAACCTGTGTGAAATGATAATTAACAGACAATTATTAAAGGTTAAGATTAAGAAAAAACCATTTTCTGAAGATAATCTTGTTACTTATATAAATGCGTTGCAAGAAAAATATGACATTACAGAAGAAGAAGCGCAATACTTTGTATTTACTGGACAAATAAGCAATCAAGCCTATACAAGAAGTAAGCAAAATATAAAGATTTTATATAAGTCTGGAAAAACAGAAGATGTTGTAAAAGCATCCGATCAATTAAACCTAAAAGCGCTGTCAAAAAAGGTAACTAAATATTATATATGTTACCCAAAACAAAAACTTTAA
- a CDS encoding DNA topoisomerase IV, producing MKYFTLIILSLLLFNCYQIERNCSDYKTGNFKSEVSINGTLYTSTFFRNDTLQVETYEGKTDSSSLRWINDCEVIFKTINPKNMAEQKDIHLKILTTTDSTYTFEYSYVGESKKQKGIAYKQQ from the coding sequence ATGAAATATTTTACTTTAATCATACTTTCTTTATTACTTTTTAATTGCTACCAAATAGAACGAAATTGTTCTGATTATAAAACCGGAAATTTTAAAAGTGAAGTTTCCATTAACGGTACACTTTATACATCTACTTTTTTTAGAAACGATACTTTACAGGTAGAAACTTACGAAGGTAAAACCGATAGTTCTTCTTTACGATGGATTAATGATTGCGAAGTTATTTTTAAAACTATAAATCCTAAAAATATGGCAGAGCAAAAAGATATTCATTTAAAAATACTAACCACAACAGATTCTACTTATACATTTGAATATTCTTATGTTGGCGAATCTAAAAAGCAAAAAGGAATTGCTTATAAACAACAATAA
- a CDS encoding proline dehydrogenase family protein translates to MTEQKLFENTEVAFRLKSDSELERAYFLFKMISNEPLVRIGTAATNFALKAHLPVEGLIRATVFDHFCGGVNEDDCLPVIDKMYSAGVSSVLDYSVEGKAIESHFDEAAQKIIKLVHFSEEKDAMPIVVFKPTGLGRFYLFQKKGEGKPFTQDEQLEWDRVVQRYHDICSLAKQKDVEVLIDGEESWMQDAADELAEDMMREYNKEVPIVYNTLQTYRHDRLEYLKASHERAKQGNYKLGYKIVRGAYMEKERERAKEKGYPSPICKDKATTDANFNDCLTYILHHLNDISIFIGTHNELSTYISMELMQQLNIDKTDNRVWFGQLYGMSDHISFNLAEQGYNVAKYLPFGPVKDVMPYLIRRAEENTSVAGQTSRELSLLKAERKRRKSN, encoded by the coding sequence ATGACAGAGCAAAAACTTTTTGAAAATACAGAGGTAGCTTTTAGATTAAAAAGCGATTCTGAGCTTGAAAGAGCTTATTTTTTGTTTAAAATGATTTCTAACGAACCATTAGTTAGAATAGGTACTGCAGCAACTAATTTTGCTTTAAAAGCACATTTGCCAGTAGAAGGTTTAATAAGAGCTACTGTTTTTGATCATTTTTGTGGTGGCGTAAATGAGGATGACTGTTTACCAGTCATAGACAAAATGTATTCTGCAGGCGTGAGTTCTGTTTTAGATTATTCAGTAGAAGGTAAGGCAATCGAGTCTCATTTTGATGAAGCTGCACAAAAAATAATAAAACTTGTTCATTTTAGTGAAGAAAAAGATGCAATGCCAATTGTTGTTTTTAAACCAACAGGACTTGGTAGATTTTATTTGTTTCAGAAAAAAGGCGAAGGAAAACCGTTTACTCAAGACGAACAATTAGAATGGGATAGAGTAGTGCAACGCTATCATGATATTTGCAGTTTAGCAAAACAAAAGGATGTTGAAGTTTTAATTGATGGTGAAGAAAGTTGGATGCAAGACGCAGCAGATGAGTTAGCTGAAGACATGATGCGAGAATATAATAAAGAAGTTCCTATTGTTTATAATACATTACAAACCTATAGACACGATAGATTAGAGTACTTAAAAGCATCTCATGAAAGAGCTAAACAAGGAAATTACAAGTTAGGTTATAAGATTGTTCGTGGTGCGTACATGGAAAAAGAAAGAGAACGCGCAAAAGAAAAAGGATATCCTAGTCCAATATGCAAAGACAAGGCTACAACAGATGCGAATTTTAACGACTGTCTTACTTATATTTTACATCACCTAAATGATATTTCTATTTTTATAGGTACGCATAACGAATTGAGTACTTATATTTCTATGGAATTAATGCAGCAGTTAAATATTGATAAAACCGATAACAGAGTATGGTTTGGTCAATTATACGGCATGAGTGATCATATAAGTTTTAATCTAGCCGAGCAAGGTTACAATGTTGCAAAATATTTACCTTTTGGTCCAGTTAAAGATGTGATGCCATACTTAATACGTCGTGCAGAAGAAAATACTTCTGTAGCTGGTCAGACTAGTAGAGAATTATCTTTATTAAAAGCAGAACGAAAACGAAGAAAAAGCAACTAA
- the porX gene encoding T9SS response regulator signal transducer PorX: MNNINILWVDDEIDLLKPHILFLEKKNYNVTTCNSGTEAIDILKDNKFDIVFLDENMPGLTGLETLNEIKEIEDTLPVVMITKSEEEYIMEEAIGNKIADYLIKPVNPNQILLSLKKNLDHSRLVSEKTTSNYQQEFRKIAMDLAMVNSYEDWVTLYQKLIYWEIQLEDIEDPSMFEILESQKNEANIQFGKFIDKNYPNWFKPNTDAPILSHTLFREKIAPELSKEQPTLLIVVDNLRYDQWKAFEPTVTNHYKKQQEEAFFSILPTATQYARNAIFSGLMPADMERLHPNFWKNDTDEGGKNLHEADFLEAQIKRLGLTHLKHEFYKITNLKNGKQLADNFKGLKDNDLTVVVYNFVDMLSHAKTDMEVVKELASNDKAYRSLTQSWFKNSPLLEMIQQAQQLGFKLIITTDHGTINVKHPSKVIGDRDTSLNLRYKTGRSLSYEDKDVLVAKDPKTIHLPSITMSSSFIFAKSDLFFAYPNNYNHYVSHYRNTYQHGGVSLEEMIIPFVVLNPK, from the coding sequence ATGAACAATATAAATATTCTTTGGGTTGATGACGAAATTGATCTTCTTAAGCCTCATATCCTATTTTTAGAGAAAAAAAACTATAACGTCACAACTTGCAATAGCGGTACAGAAGCTATAGACATTTTAAAAGACAATAAATTTGATATTGTTTTTTTAGATGAAAACATGCCAGGTTTAACCGGTCTTGAAACTTTAAATGAAATTAAAGAAATTGAAGACACTTTACCTGTCGTTATGATTACAAAAAGTGAAGAAGAGTATATTATGGAAGAAGCAATAGGAAATAAAATTGCCGATTACCTAATAAAACCTGTTAACCCAAATCAAATTCTATTAAGTTTAAAGAAAAACCTTGATCACTCAAGATTGGTTAGCGAAAAAACAACGTCTAATTACCAGCAAGAATTTAGAAAAATTGCAATGGATCTTGCAATGGTTAACTCTTATGAAGATTGGGTTACTTTATACCAAAAACTAATTTATTGGGAAATTCAGCTAGAAGATATAGAAGATCCTAGTATGTTTGAAATATTAGAATCTCAGAAAAACGAAGCTAATATTCAATTTGGTAAATTTATAGACAAAAACTATCCTAATTGGTTTAAACCTAACACAGATGCGCCAATATTATCACATACACTATTTAGAGAAAAAATAGCACCAGAGTTAAGTAAAGAGCAACCAACATTATTAATTGTTGTTGACAATTTAAGATATGACCAATGGAAAGCATTTGAACCTACGGTAACTAATCATTACAAAAAACAACAAGAAGAAGCTTTTTTCAGCATACTTCCTACTGCTACACAGTATGCAAGAAATGCAATATTTTCTGGTTTAATGCCTGCAGACATGGAACGTTTACATCCTAATTTTTGGAAAAACGATACAGATGAAGGCGGTAAAAACTTACACGAAGCAGACTTTTTAGAAGCACAAATCAAACGTTTAGGATTAACACACTTAAAACATGAGTTTTATAAGATAACAAACCTTAAAAATGGTAAGCAACTTGCAGACAATTTTAAAGGATTAAAAGATAACGACTTAACAGTTGTTGTTTACAATTTTGTAGATATGCTGTCACATGCAAAGACAGATATGGAAGTAGTTAAAGAGCTAGCATCAAATGATAAAGCATATAGATCATTAACCCAAAGTTGGTTTAAAAACTCACCGCTTTTAGAGATGATACAACAAGCGCAACAACTTGGGTTTAAATTAATAATAACTACAGATCACGGTACAATTAACGTAAAACATCCATCTAAAGTTATTGGTGATCGTGATACAAGCTTAAACTTGAGATACAAAACAGGCAGAAGCTTAAGTTATGAAGATAAAGATGTTTTGGTAGCAAAAGATCCTAAAACAATTCACTTACCATCAATTACGATGAGTAGTTCATTTATATTTGCAAAAAGCGATTTGTTTTTTGCTTACCCAAACAATTACAATCATTATGTAAGTCATTATCGCAACACTTACCAACATGGTGGAGTTTCATTAGAAGAAATGATTATACCTTTTGTTGTTCTAAATCCTAAATAA
- a CDS encoding Lrp/AsnC family transcriptional regulator — MAKFKLDEIDHQILDMLIDNTRVPFTDIAKKLLISAGTVHVRVKKMEDAGIIKGSSLTLDYKKLGYSFIAYVGVFLQNTSQTTFVLERINEIPFVTVAHITTGKFNIFCKIRARNTEHAKDVIFMLDDIEGVYRTETMISLEESINDKKRLMHSIFNEL, encoded by the coding sequence ATGGCGAAGTTTAAATTAGACGAAATTGATCATCAAATTCTTGATATGTTAATCGATAACACAAGAGTTCCTTTTACAGATATAGCAAAAAAATTATTAATCTCGGCAGGTACAGTTCATGTTCGTGTTAAAAAAATGGAAGATGCAGGTATTATAAAAGGGTCTTCTTTAACTTTAGATTATAAAAAGTTAGGATATTCATTTATAGCTTACGTTGGTGTGTTTTTACAAAATACATCACAAACTACTTTTGTTTTAGAGCGTATAAACGAAATCCCGTTTGTTACTGTGGCTCATATAACAACTGGTAAATTTAATATCTTTTGTAAGATTAGAGCAAGAAACACAGAACATGCTAAAGATGTTATATTTATGTTAGACGATATTGAAGGTGTTTACAGAACCGAAACTATGATATCTTTAGAAGAAAGTATTAATGATAAAAAACGATTAATGCATAGCATTTTTAACGAGCTTTAA
- a CDS encoding helix-turn-helix domain-containing protein: MINNTEFSKRLQKVIEYYGESASSFAEKIGVQRSSISHILSGRNKPSLEFVLKVLSSFPEVELYWLLNGKGNFPAEKNAVEVKPEIPPRPESQNLFSEVEEKTPETNSTSISQIQQHSKKEIERIVIFYKDGSFQNFENS, translated from the coding sequence ATGATAAACAATACAGAATTTTCTAAACGACTACAAAAAGTGATCGAATATTACGGTGAAAGTGCTTCGTCTTTTGCTGAAAAAATTGGTGTGCAACGTTCTAGTATTTCTCACATACTTTCTGGAAGAAATAAACCTAGTTTAGAATTTGTATTAAAGGTACTTTCGTCTTTTCCTGAAGTAGAATTGTATTGGCTATTAAATGGCAAAGGAAATTTTCCTGCTGAAAAAAATGCTGTAGAAGTTAAACCTGAAATTCCTCCTCGACCAGAATCACAAAATTTATTTTCTGAAGTTGAAGAAAAAACTCCGGAAACAAATTCGACTTCAATTTCTCAAATTCAACAACATTCAAAAAAAGAAATTGAGCGTATCGTTATTTTTTATAAAGATGGTAGTTTTCAAAATTTTGAGAATTCGTAA